A window of Bradyrhizobium sp. AZCC 1610 contains these coding sequences:
- the hppD gene encoding 4-hydroxyphenylpyruvate dioxygenase, with protein MGPFPHDAPAATISADNPMGTDGFEFVEYAHPNPEELHALFKLMGYAPVARHRTRKITVYRQGDINYLVNEEPGTHGHGFVAAHGPCAPSMAFRVVDAKQAYERALSLGAEAADIPSAQKTLDVPAIKGIGGSLLYFVDRYGAKGSAYDIEFEWLGAQDPQPAGAGLYYIDHLTHNVHRGRMDVWTGFYEKLFNFRQIRFFDIEGRASGLFSRALTSPDGKIRIPINEDAGDSGQIEEYLNIYRGEGIQHIACGARDIYATVETLRADGLPFMPSPPETYFEKIDARLPRHGEDVARLRRDGILIDGEGVVDGGHTKVLLQIFSANAIGPIFFEFIQRKGDDGFGEGNFKALFESIEEDQIRRGVLKVGNAA; from the coding sequence ATGGGTCCGTTTCCGCATGACGCGCCTGCCGCCACCATCAGCGCCGATAACCCGATGGGCACCGACGGCTTTGAGTTCGTCGAATACGCGCACCCGAACCCTGAGGAACTGCACGCGCTGTTCAAGCTGATGGGCTATGCGCCGGTTGCCCGCCACAGGACCAGGAAGATCACGGTCTATCGCCAGGGCGACATCAATTATCTCGTCAACGAGGAGCCGGGCACTCACGGTCATGGCTTCGTCGCAGCGCATGGACCCTGCGCGCCGTCGATGGCGTTCCGCGTGGTTGATGCGAAGCAGGCCTATGAGCGGGCACTGTCGCTGGGCGCGGAGGCCGCGGATATTCCTTCCGCGCAGAAGACGCTCGACGTTCCCGCCATCAAGGGCATCGGCGGCAGCCTGCTCTATTTCGTCGACCGCTATGGCGCCAAGGGCTCAGCCTATGACATCGAGTTCGAATGGCTTGGCGCGCAGGATCCGCAGCCCGCAGGTGCCGGGCTCTATTACATCGATCACCTCACCCACAACGTTCATCGCGGCCGCATGGACGTCTGGACCGGCTTCTACGAAAAGCTGTTCAACTTCCGCCAGATCCGCTTCTTCGACATCGAGGGCCGCGCGTCCGGCCTGTTCTCCCGTGCACTGACCAGCCCGGACGGCAAGATCCGGATCCCGATCAACGAGGACGCCGGCGATTCCGGGCAGATCGAGGAGTATCTTAACATCTATCGCGGCGAGGGCATTCAGCACATCGCCTGCGGCGCGCGGGACATCTACGCTACCGTCGAGACGTTGCGCGCAGATGGTTTGCCGTTCATGCCGTCGCCGCCGGAGACCTATTTCGAGAAGATCGACGCGCGCCTGCCGCGGCATGGCGAAGACGTTGCTCGCCTGCGGCGCGATGGCATTCTCATTGACGGCGAGGGCGTGGTCGACGGCGGCCACACCAAGGTGCTGCTGCAGATTTTCTCGGCGAACGCGATCGGGCCGATTTTCTTCGAGTTCATCCAGCGCAAGGGCGACGACGGTTTTGGCGAAGGCAATTTCAAGGCGCTGTTCGAATCGATCGAGGAGGATCAGATTCGCAGGGGTGTGCTGAAGGTGGGGAACGCGGCGTAG